The following coding sequences lie in one Methanothermobacter sp. MT-2 genomic window:
- a CDS encoding ABC-type transport system, ATP-binding protein: MIINIKNLKKTFDNGKIVALDGVNLQVDEGEFISIMGPSGSGKSTLLNMIGALDRPDSGMIKVAGRNLMKEKDLSSFRAREIGFIFQLHNLIPNLTVLENVEIPMFEGPYKDKMEERAMELIEYLGLADKADRRPSELSGGERQRVAIARALANDPSIILADEPTGSLDSKTEKKILEKLKELNKEHDVTIVLVTHDPRVASKASRIIEILDGKIVGG; the protein is encoded by the coding sequence ATGATAATCAACATAAAAAACCTTAAAAAAACCTTTGACAATGGTAAAATAGTTGCATTAGATGGTGTAAACCTCCAAGTAGATGAGGGTGAATTCATTTCCATCATGGGCCCTTCAGGTTCTGGTAAATCAACACTACTCAACATGATAGGAGCTCTAGACAGACCAGACTCTGGGATGATAAAAGTTGCCGGGCGAAATTTAATGAAAGAAAAGGATCTGAGCAGTTTCAGGGCCCGAGAGATAGGTTTCATCTTCCAGCTACACAACCTTATACCAAATCTCACAGTCCTTGAAAATGTTGAAATACCAATGTTCGAGGGCCCATACAAAGATAAGATGGAAGAAAGGGCCATGGAATTGATAGAGTATCTTGGACTTGCTGACAAGGCTGATAGGAGGCCCTCTGAGCTTTCTGGTGGTGAAAGGCAGAGGGTGGCTATTGCAAGGGCCCTTGCCAACGACCCTAGTATAATATTGGCTGATGAACCAACAGGATCCCTTGACTCGAAAACGGAAAAAAAGATATTAGAAAAACTTAAAGAATTAAATAAGGAGCATGATGTCACTATAGTCTTAGTGACTCATGACCCTCGGGTTGCTTCAAAGGCCTCGAGGATCATAGAAATCCTTGATGGGAAAATAGTAGGTGGATGA
- a CDS encoding methionine-sulfoxide reductase: MEKKIPIFSAVKNKIEMVEKIELSNAEWRKILDPKTFHVARLGSTEPPYTGRYHDFHDDGIYKCICCGTDLFDSKTKFDSGTGWPSFYDVISEHNIKLRKDRGLGTLRCEVLCARCDAHLGHVFDDGPLPTKKRYCINSAVLKFIPRNKIC, encoded by the coding sequence ATGGAGAAAAAAATCCCCATATTCTCCGCAGTAAAAAACAAGATTGAAATGGTTGAAAAAATTGAACTCTCAAATGCAGAGTGGCGCAAGATACTTGATCCTAAGACATTCCATGTTGCAAGACTAGGAAGTACAGAACCGCCCTACACAGGCAGATACCATGACTTCCATGACGACGGCATATACAAGTGCATATGCTGCGGCACTGACCTCTTTGACTCAAAGACCAAATTCGATTCAGGTACAGGATGGCCAAGCTTCTATGATGTGATATCAGAACACAATATTAAATTAAGAAAGGATCGGGGACTTGGAACGCTACGCTGTGAGGTTCTATGCGCAAGGTGTGACGCCCACCTTGGACATGTATTCGATGACGGTCCCCTGCCAACAAAAAAGAGGTATTGTATAAACTCTGCAGTGCTGAAATTCATACCAAGAAACAAGATATGCTGA
- a CDS encoding flavoprotein — MGKLNVAWCITGAGDKIIETYEVMKDIKNIYDGKAVIKVFISRAGDQVVKYYGIYQDLETNFDQKWVEISANSPFLAGQVQLGKYDFLLIAPCTSNSVAKISLRIADTLITNAAIMAQKAGVPVYIMPTDYEEGTTETRLPNGKILTLEIRKEDVEHVKKLSRMKNTHVFKEPEYIYKIFEEVTHG, encoded by the coding sequence ATGGGAAAGTTGAATGTTGCCTGGTGCATAACAGGGGCTGGAGACAAGATCATAGAAACCTATGAGGTGATGAAAGACATTAAAAACATCTATGATGGTAAGGCTGTGATAAAAGTCTTCATTTCCAGGGCAGGGGACCAGGTAGTTAAATATTATGGGATCTACCAGGATCTTGAAACAAACTTCGACCAGAAATGGGTTGAGATCAGCGCCAATTCTCCATTCCTTGCAGGTCAGGTGCAATTGGGTAAATATGATTTTCTACTTATAGCACCTTGCACATCAAATAGTGTTGCCAAGATATCGCTTAGGATAGCTGACACACTTATCACGAATGCAGCTATAATGGCCCAGAAGGCTGGGGTGCCAGTATATATTATGCCAACAGATTATGAGGAGGGTACAACAGAGACAAGATTACCCAACGGGAAGATACTAACCCTCGAAATAAGAAAAGAGGATGTTGAACACGTGAAAAAACTTTCTAGGATGAAGAACACCCACGTATTCAAGGAGCCCGAGTATATCTATAAGATATTTGAAGAGGTAACCCATGGATAG
- a CDS encoding abortive infection protein, whose amino-acid sequence MKFLQLARKGENNWWRYFVTIILTNPGISIGAIIGSIYIYLLFSLIGLYPAMGFLGGLADILSYNIVSAFLIFILYICMVAIHHRNFKTVLTAHEKIQWHRILKGFIVWFLILLMLLFLSFSESNLKFTFDPVAYPFLVIVSLTIFFQAGFEEIFFRGYLLQAFGMKKPILAVILTALIFAAGHWGNQATFTGNIDIFIDTFIFGMVVAIITIFEDGVETAIGIHTANNMFCALIVNDGTSAFYETLPSIFTDFSTPLTPLEQLIYSSLIMGALLLIIILPQRLNLIKNILKRN is encoded by the coding sequence ATGAAATTTTTGCAACTTGCAAGAAAGGGAGAAAATAACTGGTGGAGATACTTTGTCACAATCATATTAACAAATCCTGGCATTTCAATAGGAGCCATAATAGGCTCCATATACATCTACCTATTATTTAGCCTCATTGGTTTATACCCCGCAATGGGATTTCTAGGCGGACTTGCAGACATCCTATCCTATAATATTGTAAGCGCGTTCCTAATATTCATCTTATACATTTGCATGGTCGCCATTCATCATAGAAACTTTAAGACAGTTTTAACAGCCCATGAAAAAATACAATGGCATAGGATCCTCAAAGGATTTATTGTATGGTTTTTGATCTTGTTAATGTTACTATTTCTCAGTTTCTCGGAATCTAATTTAAAATTCACATTTGATCCGGTGGCATACCCATTCCTTGTTATTGTCAGTCTCACCATATTCTTCCAGGCCGGTTTCGAGGAAATATTCTTCAGAGGATATCTACTACAAGCCTTTGGCATGAAAAAGCCTATCTTGGCTGTTATATTAACCGCTCTAATATTTGCTGCTGGGCATTGGGGTAATCAAGCGACATTCACAGGCAATATCGATATATTCATTGATACTTTCATCTTTGGGATGGTGGTGGCAATTATCACAATATTTGAAGATGGTGTTGAAACCGCTATTGGCATACACACTGCTAATAATATGTTCTGCGCACTCATAGTAAATGATGGAACCTCAGCATTCTATGAGACCCTACCATCAATTTTCACAGACTTTTCAACCCCACTCACACCCCTTGAACAACTTATATATTCCAGTTTAATAATGGGAGCCCTACTCCTAATAATAATCCTACCCCAAAGATTAAATCTGATAAAAAACATACTAAAAAGAAACTAA